One stretch of Cydia fagiglandana chromosome 18, ilCydFagi1.1, whole genome shotgun sequence DNA includes these proteins:
- the LOC134673384 gene encoding protein distal antenna-like, whose amino-acid sequence MATKGKRPMRALTPGDKIEAIQRVNDGESKASVARDIGVPESTLRGWCKNEDKLRYMTSRLSSPDTDKSSDTEPLEKRARTESPAATSPAPQPHAGLDLSAPAPAPAHAPHPSPPSDAPVELTTRRADPAPAPPSPRDRRPDPGASVSMSAISPLSGLAHLPGLSHSHLGLSFNEIATNLTLLAQLNPGLSALSAQPASRALRSVRSPKPAHNGVLNINEPSKHRSKTHHYSHSDPYSRHSSKSSHHVSSTTANQPVDDSLWYWLKTQQAMLDLTSQTTAAHPLTLGKSEPSLPPKPVAPTVPISSHLDYNRNSWLWQYYKQFGGAMPLPEDKLKSASQVPKEKTSENILYSHLTKGKTEEERTSTRSPVQPQQNGEMREPSGESVRVAEPAASPGAGAENKEPAENKSQAKARTVLDSLLFNNGTADARVAAALPGEWEAGAAEALEHGDKFLAWLEASADPSVTRMHVHQLRALLHNLRARRTPAATLDPARRK is encoded by the coding sequence ATGGCGACGAAGGGCAAGCGTCCAATGCGCGCGCTGACGCCCGGCGACAAGATCGAGGCGATCCAGCGCGTGAATGATGGCGAGTCCAAGGCGTCTGTCGCGCGCGACATCGGCGTGCCCGAGTCCACGCTGCGCGGGTGGTGCAAGAACGAGGACAAGCTGCGCTACATGACATCGCGATTGTCCTCGCCTGACACCGATAAGAGCAGCGACACTGAGCCGCTGGAAAAACGCGCGCGCACCGAGTCGCCCGCCGCGACTTCGCCCGCGCCGCAGCCTCACGCCGGCCTCGACTTGTCAGCTCCGGCGCCGGCTCCCGCGCACGCCCCGCACCCCTCCCCTCCCAGTGATGCTCCTGTAGAGCTGACCACCCGCCGTGCAGATCCCGCCCCAGCTCCGCCATCTCCCCGCGACCGCAGGCCCGACCCTGGTGCTAGCGTCTCCATGAGCGCCATCAGCCCGCTATCCGGCCTCGCGCACCTGCCTGGTCTTTCTCATTCACACCTCGGTCTCAGCTTCAATGAGATCGCCACCAATTTGACGCTTCTAGCGCAGCTGAACCCAGGCCTATCGGCGCTGTCCGCGCAGCCCGCAAGCCGCGCGTTACGGTCTGTGCGCTCGCCCAAGCCCGCTCATAATGGCGTCCTCAACATTAACGAACCGAGCAAGCACCGCAGCAAGACCCACCACTACTCTCACTCGGACCCGTATTCGCGACACAGCTCCAAATCAAGTCATCACGTCTCATCCACCACTGCTAACCAGCCGGTCGATGACTCCCTGTGGTACTGGCTCAAGACACAACAGGCCATGCTCGATCTTACATCGCAGACCACGGCGGCTCACCCTCTAACCCTCGGGAAGAGCGAACCGAGCCTTCCACCAAAGCCCGTTGCTCCAACGGTCCCTATCAGTTCACACCTCGACTACAATAGGAACTCCTGGCTGTGGCAGTATTACAAACAGTTTGGCGGAGCGATGCCTCTGCCGGAGGACAAGCTCAAGTCGGCCTCACAGGTACCAAAAGAAAAGACATCAGAGAACATTCTGTACTCGCACCTAACGAAAGGGAAAACCGAGGAGGAGCGAACTAGCACAAGGAGCCCGGTGCAGCCCCAGCAGAATGGTGAAATGCGAGAGCCGAGTGGCGAATCGGTGCGCGTGGCCGAGCCGGCCGCCAGCCCCGGCGCAGGCGCCGAAAACAAGGAGCCCGCCGAAAACAAGAGCCAGGCCAAGGCTCGCACCGTGCTCGACAGTCTACTGTTCAACAATGGCACGGCGGACGCGCGAGTCGCGGCCGCGTTGCCCGGCGAGTGGGAAGCGGGCGCGGCCGAGGCGCTGGAGCACGGCGACAAGTTCCTGGCGTGGCTGGAGGCGAGCGCCGACCCGAGCGTGACCCGCATGCACGTGCACCAACTGCGTGCGCTGCTGCACAATTTGCGAGCACGCCGCACGCCCGCCGCTACGCTCGATCCAGCGCGTCGCAAATAG
- the LOC134673207 gene encoding calcineurin B homologous protein 1, whose product MGNKSSLMLRVEEIAQIQEETGFTPNQIERLYSRFTSLDKNDCGTLSREDFLRIPELAINPLSERIVHSFFAESHDDRVNFLQFMRVLAHFRPIRKNRENKLNSREEKLRFAFSMYDLDNDGKISRDELLAILHMMVGVNISEEQLTSIAERTILEADTNNDQMISFEEFCHALDRTDVEQKMSIRFLN is encoded by the exons ATGGGCAACAAATCGTCTTTGATGTTGAGAGTAGAAGAAATAGCTCAAATTCAAGAGGAAACGGGAT TCACTCCAAACCAAATTGAGCGTCTATACTCAAGATTTACATCCCTGGACAAAAATGACTGTGGTACATTGTCTCGAGAAGACTTTCTCCGCATTCCCGAACTGGCCATCAACCCCCTCAGTGAGCGCATCGTGCACTCCTTCTTTGCTGAGAGCCACGATGACCGAGTCAACTTCCTGCAATTCATGAGAGTGCTGGCTCACTTCAGGCCTATTAGGAAGAACAGGGAGAATAAATTGAATAGTCGGGAGGAAAAACTAAGAT TTGCCTTCTCGATGTATGATCTGGACAATGACGGAAAGATCTCCAGAGATGAGCTGCTGGCTATCCTGCACATGATGGTCGGAGTTAACATCAG CGAAGAGCAGTTGACCAGCATCGCGGAGCGCACAATCCTCGAGGCTGACACCAACAACGACCAGATGATCTCCTTCGAGGAGTTCTGCCACGCGCTGGACCGCACCGACGTCGAGCAGAAGATGTCCATCCGCTTCCTCAACTGA